GTAGCCACAATCTCCTGGGATTTCCTGAACATTTCCGTAACAAGAATTGTGGAGGCGAGGGATGTATCCTTCACAAGACTGATAAAAGAATTGGACAAGGGAGGAATAGATACCCGTGCAGCTTGTGGAAGGATGACCCTTTTTAAAGCCTGGGTATAGCTCATATTAATGGAATAAGCTGCTTCCCATTGTCCTTTCGGTATAGAAAGAATGGCAGCACGGATAATTTCAGACGCATAGGCCCCGGTATTTAAAGAAAATCCGATAATAGCCGCAGGAAAAGGGTCTATTTTTATGCCTATAGATCCAAGTCCAAAAAAGATAATAAACAATTGAACCAGTAACGGTGTCCCACGAATAATGGACACATAGACTCTCGAAATACCGCTGAGCAGTTTAATCCCAGATAATCGAAATAATGCAGTCATAATGGCTAGTACAAGCCCGATAATGAAAGCAATCAATGTCATGGGAATCGTGTAATACAAGGCGCCCTTTAAAAGTGGCAAAAAGGAGCTTTGAGCAATCTCGATATATCGCTCAAAGCCTGGGGCTGTAGTAAATAAAAAGTTACTGACTGGAAACATCTTCGCCAAACCATTCTTTAGAAATATTCTCTAAAGTGCCATCTTCTTTCATTTCCTTTAAGGCACCGTTTACAGCTTTAACCAGCTCTTCATTTCCCTGTCTGAACATCATGGCGCTTTCGGAAGCATCACCAGCTTTGTCTACAATTTGGGCTGGAACATTGTCACCTTTTTGATTTAAGTAATCAAGAACTGACAACCGATCATTAACCGTCGCATCCACACGTCCTGTAGCGATCAACTCCATAGCCGGGTTAAACCCTTCGACACTTTGAATTTCCGCGCCGTACTTCTTAGCGATATCTGCATAGTTACTAGTTAAAGATTGAGCAGAAGTCTTTCCATCCAAGTCTTCAAAGGATTGGATATCCTTATTGTCTTTATTAGTAACCAGGACGGCTGTCGAGTACGTATAAGGAGTAGAAAATGCGTATTTTTTTTCCCGGTCGGGCTTGATTCCAACTTGGTTGGCAATCATATCAAACCGTTTAGAGTTAAGCCCTGCGAACATGGAATCCCATTTTGTTTCCTTAAATTCCACCTTTAAATCGAGACGCTTCGCAACTTCTCTAGCCACTTCAACATCATAGCCTGTGAGCTTGTCCTGATCATCGTGAAAAGTGTAGGGTGGGTAAGTTCCCTCAGTTCCAACGGTCAGAAC
This Halobacillus salinarum DNA region includes the following protein-coding sequences:
- a CDS encoding amino acid ABC transporter permease, which encodes MFPVSNFLFTTAPGFERYIEIAQSSFLPLLKGALYYTIPMTLIAFIIGLVLAIMTALFRLSGIKLLSGISRVYVSIIRGTPLLVQLFIIFFGLGSIGIKIDPFPAAIIGFSLNTGAYASEIIRAAILSIPKGQWEAAYSINMSYTQALKRVILPQAARVSIPPLSNSFISLVKDTSLASTILVTEMFRKSQEIVATTYEPLLLYTEAAFIYWVLCFILSLIQDQMENRLNRYVKT
- a CDS encoding amino acid ABC transporter substrate-binding protein; this encodes MKKLSFYLITLGFILLLSACGGSNENSEESSSGSASSDGNLYEQIKEKGVLTVGTEGTYPPYTFHDDQDKLTGYDVEVAREVAKRLDLKVEFKETKWDSMFAGLNSKRFDMIANQVGIKPDREKKYAFSTPYTYSTAVLVTNKDNKDIQSFEDLDGKTSAQSLTSNYADIAKKYGAEIQSVEGFNPAMELIATGRVDATVNDRLSVLDYLNQKGDNVPAQIVDKAGDASESAMMFRQGNEELVKAVNGALKEMKEDGTLENISKEWFGEDVSSQ